The DNA window CGTTGAAGAGTTTTTAGACGGCTTTGAGCTGAGCTTTTTTGCTATTTGTGACGGCGAAAATTTTGTAAGTTTGCCAGTGGCACAAGATCATAAACGTCTGCTTGATAATGACGAAGGTCCAAATACTGGCGGCATGGGTGCTTATGCTCCAAGTCCGCTTGCTTCAAAAGAGCTGATAAAAAGGGTTGAAGAAGAGGTTGTAAAGCCAACTTTAAAAGGGATGAAAAACGAGGGCAGTCCGTTTTGTGGAGTACTTTTTGTAGGGCTAATGATCGTGAAAAATGAGCCTTATGTACTTGAGTTTAACGTAAGATTTGGCGATCCTGAGTGCGAGGTATTGATGCCATTAATTGACGGAAATTTAAGTGAAATTTTACTAAATGCTGCAAAGGGCGAGCTAAAGCCTATTAGCTTAAAAGATGAATTTGCAGTTGGCGTTGTGATGGCTAGTAAGGACTACCCGTATAAAAGTAGCCCAAAGGTTAAAATTTCAGTTTTAAATGATGTAAAAGATGCTCACATCGCTTATGCTGGTGTTAGTGAGCAAGATGGAGAAATTTATGCAGATGGTGGCAGGGTATTAGTCTGTGTGGCCACTGCGAAGAGTATAAAAGAGGCACGTGATAGAGCTTATGAGCTTTGCGAAAATGTAAAATTTGATGGAGCACATTATAGAAAAGATATTGCCTGGCAGGCATTAAAATGAGTATGCAGATAGTTGAAAAACTTGAAAAAGAAGAAATTTCGCTAGCGCCATTTTCAAAAAGAGTGCTAGCTTACTCAATTGATGAATGTATCGTTTCTTTTTTGTTTTTGATCATTTACTGGGATGCCTTTTTGTCGGTTATGAGCTATGATGAAGCCAGAAATTTGACTTTAAATTTCTTTTGGCAAATAGTCGCACTAAAGATTATTTATCATGCATTTTTTGTTTGGTATTATGGTGCGAGTCTTGGGCAAATGCTAACAAAGACGATGTGCATTAATGTAGAAATTTTAGATAGACCAAATTTTATTTCAAGCTTGGTAAGAGCGATTTTTAGGTTGGTTAGTGAAGCTTGTTTTTATCTTGGTTTTGCATGGGCATTTGCAAATCCAGCTAGGCAGACTTGGCAAGACAAAATAGCAAAAACAGTGGTGATAAATGCGTAAAATTTTATTTTTAGTTCCGGTTTGTATTTTAAATCTAAGTGCAGCTGTGCAAGATGTGCAGCTTTTGGCTGATGATGTAAAGCAAGATAAAGGTATCGTCACGGCCAATAAAAACGTCGTTGTATATTCACAAGATTATCTTGTAACGGCTGATTGTGCTGTGTATGATCAAAATAATTCGGTTATCGAGCTATTTGGTAACGTCAACATGATGAAAGGAAAGAGCGAAGTCTCTCGCTCAAACTATGCAAAGCTAAATTTAAAAAATAATGATACTGCTTTTGAATCGCTTTTTATGATGAATAAAGACATGGAAGTATGGATGAGAAGCGATGAGAGCAGCTCTGACAGTGAGTACTATAGAGTAAAAAAAGCGATGGTTTCAAGCTGTAATGTCCAAGATCCTGACTGGAGTATCACCTCAAGCTCAGCTATGCTAAATAAACAAAGCAAATTTTTACACCTTTTTAACCCAGTCTTTCGTATAGCTAATGTGCCAGTTTTTTATTTGCCATATTTTGGTTTTTCAACAGATACCACAAGAAGAACAGGCCTTTTACCGCCTGAGCTTGGATACGGAAAATCTGAAGGCTTTTATTACAAGCAGCCGATTTATTTTGCACCTTATAATGAGTGGGACTTCGAGCTTGATCCGCAGATAAGAACAAACAGAGGTGCTGGAATTTATGGTGCGTTTAGATTTACTGAGTCGCCTGATTCAAGGGGCGAAATCAGCTTTGGGTCATTTACTGATAAAAACAGCTACCAAGCCAAGCAAAAAGGAGAGACATCAAATAAGGCTGAACTAAAAAATAAAACACATAAAGGCATTGGACTAAAATACGAAAGAGATAAGCTTATAAGATACCTTAGCGAAGCGGATTTGCAAGAGGGAATTTGGATAGATGCAACGAAGCTAAATGATATAGATTATTTAAATTTAAAGGGCAGAGATGATGATTATGATTCGCTTGTAACTTCTAAATTTAACTATTTCATCGCAAATGACGATCATTATTTTGGTGCTTATGCAAAATACTACATAGATACTGAAAAAATTGGCTCAAAAAATGAGAACAAAGACACGCTTCAAGAGCTCCCATCGCTTCAGTATCATAAATTTACAGATGATATTGTTTTGCCAAATATCTTATATTCACTTGATCTTCAGTCACATAGATATGATAGAAAA is part of the Campylobacter concisus genome and encodes:
- a CDS encoding LPS-assembly protein LptD; translated protein: MRKILFLVPVCILNLSAAVQDVQLLADDVKQDKGIVTANKNVVVYSQDYLVTADCAVYDQNNSVIELFGNVNMMKGKSEVSRSNYAKLNLKNNDTAFESLFMMNKDMEVWMRSDESSSDSEYYRVKKAMVSSCNVQDPDWSITSSSAMLNKQSKFLHLFNPVFRIANVPVFYLPYFGFSTDTTRRTGLLPPELGYGKSEGFYYKQPIYFAPYNEWDFELDPQIRTNRGAGIYGAFRFTESPDSRGEISFGSFTDKNSYQAKQKGETSNKAELKNKTHKGIGLKYERDKLIRYLSEADLQEGIWIDATKLNDIDYLNLKGRDDDYDSLVTSKFNYFIANDDHYFGAYAKYYIDTEKIGSKNENKDTLQELPSLQYHKFTDDIVLPNILYSLDLQSHRYDRKIGVRATQYEFTLPASVHVPLLDDSLTFSFYEYLYASRINYENKINSFDDKREDKHTNFVNNYHKFTLHTDLAKAYESFYHTLNFGAEYLLPGYRKGNLDDEFIYDKNLNEYENFLTQEQSKEEISGYLTQYFFNSNGRKIIKHSISQGYYTKEDEYSNLKNAIYLYPFENLSLYNKLEYSHKSKELKKVQSGFSYTNDLFWLNMLHTMKKNDSKIKNSATKDSYFTSGLGVKLPHQYSLIGGWQYDIERSYTKSWRIGVLHQRKCWNYGIIYQQDVEPTTTINGSASTRKNGIYFTINFYPMGGLHYDFSQSSTKSSAN
- a CDS encoding RDD family protein, whose translation is MSMQIVEKLEKEEISLAPFSKRVLAYSIDECIVSFLFLIIYWDAFLSVMSYDEARNLTLNFFWQIVALKIIYHAFFVWYYGASLGQMLTKTMCINVEILDRPNFISSLVRAIFRLVSEACFYLGFAWAFANPARQTWQDKIAKTVVINA
- the purD gene encoding phosphoribosylamine--glycine ligase, translated to MNILIIGSGGREYAIALKLKNEKNINLYFAPGNGATSRLGENLKIKDFYELAKFAKQNDIALTIVGPESPLSEGVVDIFKKEGLLIFGPSKAAARLEASKAYMKDFLARNNIKTARYLNTDDKEKAFKFIDTLSAPMVVKADGLCAGKGVIIANSKEDAKEAVSDMLSGASFGDAGKFVVVEEFLDGFELSFFAICDGENFVSLPVAQDHKRLLDNDEGPNTGGMGAYAPSPLASKELIKRVEEEVVKPTLKGMKNEGSPFCGVLFVGLMIVKNEPYVLEFNVRFGDPECEVLMPLIDGNLSEILLNAAKGELKPISLKDEFAVGVVMASKDYPYKSSPKVKISVLNDVKDAHIAYAGVSEQDGEIYADGGRVLVCVATAKSIKEARDRAYELCENVKFDGAHYRKDIAWQALK